The sequence AACAGGCCGGAATGGGCGGTTGGCAACCGTCCGGTTAAGCGTCGGATCGTCTTTGCCAGTGTTTACCCACCATTCGTTCACCAATGTAGCATGCTCCGGACCCGTTGTCAGATCCCAAAGTTTAGCCGCTTTGGCAGCTCCCGCCGAAGCGTCGATCTTGATGGTTGGCCGCTGGCCAAACGCTCCCCGTTTCGTGGTGATGATAACAACGCCATTAGCCCCGCGCGATCCGTATAGAGCGGTTGCTTCAGCATCTTTCAGGATTTCCATGCTTTCAATATCGGACGGGTTAATGTCGGCAATCGGAGAGGTCGCCTTACCGCCCGTACTGATACTTTGCAGGCTATTGTTATTGATAAACACGCCATCTACCACATAAAGAGGGTCATTGCTGCCGTTGATTGACGTTGCTCCACGCACCCGAATATTGACCCGTTCGCCCGGCACACCTGTGGCGCTCGAAATCTGGACACCCGGCACTTTGCCCTGCAACTGAGCGTCTACGCTTCCGACCGGAATAACTTTTGTGTCGCTGGGGTCTATTTTAGCAATGGAACCGATGAGGTTTTTTCGTTCCGCAGTGCCATAGCCCACTACAATCACTTCATTGAGCTGCCGCAAATCGGCTTCCAGTTGCACCCGTAACGGAGCCGAACCAGTTACGCGCACCTCGATTGTTTTGTAGCCAATAGCCGACAGTACTACTAGATCACCAGGTTTGGCAGATAAGCTGAATTTCCCGTTGGCGTCAGTGACAGTTCCTTTTGTCTGTCCTTTCAAGACGATGTTTACGCCAGGAAGCAGTTCGCCATTGTCGGCCCGGACGGTGCCGGTAAGTGAAGCATTGGTTGTGTTTGATGGACTGTCTGGCGATTGTGCCGACAATCCGAACGGAATGAGTAATAGAATTACCCAAACTGCATAGAGTTTTTGCATTACTTTGTAATGGTTACGTGAGAAACAAGGTAGGCCAACAGGCGTTGCGATCGCCGGGAGGCCAGGTGCCAATATCTTGTTGTGACCGACCGGAACGGTTGCCGCCGTTCCGGTTTTTTTATTGGCAGGCTTTAAGTGACTGGTAGTTCGTGCAGGAAGATTATGTCATAGGTCAACAACGGGATTAAACAAATATCAATTAACTATATAGACTAAGAGGTTTATTGATGATCAACATTGACTAATAAAGCCCCTTCCTATTTGGCATCTGCGGCTTTGTTACTGGCTTGCGATTGCCACCAATTAGCCAGACAGAAATCCCACGTTTTCAGGGAAAGCTACAAATTAAATACCTCTATTCTCTATAGAATAGATAGGAAATAAGGGTATTTAATTGACTATCAGCACACAAAGTTGTGCATAGACAATTAAACCCGCAAATTTTATTTCGCGTTTTACTTATAAAATTTTGGTAATACTGCTGATTGTCAGCCCTTCGGATAAGCTTTATAAGCGCACAGTTTTTCCGCGATGACGCTTGCTTGCATCGGCGGCTTCCATAAAGGCGACCATCTCCAGTGTTTCTGTAGCGGGCACTGGTGGTTTCCCCGTGTCGAAAAATTGCACTATTTCGCGGACCAAGGGCTGGTAACCGGTAAAGGGGCCAAGGGTAATAATTCCTTTTTCGCCATAGGCCGTGCCGCCAAAGCCGGTCACCCCTTTTCGAATCCCACGGAATGTACCGATTCGGTTATCGTTCCAGACACCTACGACCAGATCGACCTCACCATTGAATGTTCTTGTCACGCTTTTGCAACCCGTGCCCATAACGGCAAAGAGCATTTCGACACCGTGTATGCCATACCAGAACAGGTCAGGGTGCGTTTTCTCCAGCGTTGCCGGGCTGTATACATCCGCTCCCGTAACGGCTCCTATGTTCCCCTGAACAACCTGCTGAACATGCTCTTCAAAGCGAAGAGCCGACGACGAAAAGACGGGGACGTGATACTGATCGGCAGCGGCAAAAATAGCTTTTGTGTCGCTTAACGATGCGGCAATCGGTTTATCGATGAATACCCGTTTCCCGGCTTTGAAGACAGGTAAGACCTGCTCCAGATGCAATCGTCCGTCGTTGGTTTCCAGCAGCACAACATCTACTTTAGCCAAAAGATCACCAATAGAATCGACGATTTCGACCCCGTATTTTTTGACTTCTTCCGTGTATCCGGCAATCATGCTGACACTCGAAACAATGTCTCGGCTCCCCTGCGGATAGGCCGCTACGACCCGGTAACCGCCCAGTTCGGGCAGGGCTTTCGGGTCGTTCAGGAGCTTCGTAAAAACGGAACTATGCGATGTGTCCAGCCCGATAATACCGACCCGTTTCCCGGATGCAACCGACGCATCGTGATGCCCTAACCCAACTGACGGTTGCGCCAGGGTTAGCCCTAGACTAGCTGCTAGTGTGGTATGAATAAATCGACGACGGTTGACAAGTGAATTGTTCGGATTAATCGTATCTGTCATGGAAATCAGGAAGGCTGATGACACCTATGCTAGGAAGAAACTACGGTTTTGCTTTAGGCTCAAAATACATCCAGTCGATGTGAAACAATTCTTTGCGGGCAGCATCGGGATTGGTGAACACAAAAAACAGATTGTGAAGCCCTTGCGTCGATTTAACTGGTGCCAGCACTTCTTTCCATTCTGTTTTCAAGTCCTGTACTTTACCACCGGGAATATCCATCGTACTGACAACTGGTCCCTGCGCACTATCCAATCGAACTTCGATCCGGCCACCGGCTCCCTGCGATTGCACCCGGTATCTGATGGTGCTTACCTGATTCAGATCAAGCTTATCGAACACGACGAAACTAGTATTGTAGATCTTGCGAATGTAGGAAATGAAGCCCGTATTGGCCGTAGCAATGACCACACCCACATTACCGCGATCATTGTCTTCCATCTGAATTAGCGGATTACGCACCACAATGTATTCACGGGCAGTAAGCGGCTCAATTCCATTAGCGCCTTCATCTTTGTAGTCCGCCATCAGTACATAAGCGCCTTCGGACCCTTTTCCAACGTGCTCGTTTAATGGCAGTGTTCCCTGAACTGGCAATTTGACATCCTGCTGGTTGAGCGATAAAATATATCCAACCATTTCTTTGGCATCCTGCACCGACAAATCCGGGTGAGCCGACATGTTGTAATTGCCCCATATGCCACTTCCTCCTTTAATAATCTTTTGTGCAAGCTGATCAACGGCTTCGCTTTTTCCCGTATACCGTACCGAAATTGCTTTGAGGCTTGGGCCGATCGACGTTTTTTCCAAGGCATGGCAGGCTTTACAGTCCGAGGCTGCCAGTAGCTTTTCGCCCTGCAGGTGCGATGTAACGGTATGCCCACCTGACAAAGCACTGGCAATGTCTTTTCCAAAAGGCAGGTAGCTGAACGAAACCGTCGTTCGGGCTGGGTCAATGGATTTGTCTTCCGGGTCTTTAATGCTGATCTGGTAATTGAGTTTGGTGTTATCCCAGTAAAAGCTGCGATTTCCGGTTGTATTGATGCTTACCTGCGGGGGCGTATTTCCCACGTGAAGCATTGTCGTCGATAGTC comes from Spirosoma aureum and encodes:
- a CDS encoding Gfo/Idh/MocA family protein, coding for MTDTINPNNSLVNRRRFIHTTLAASLGLTLAQPSVGLGHHDASVASGKRVGIIGLDTSHSSVFTKLLNDPKALPELGGYRVVAAYPQGSRDIVSSVSMIAGYTEEVKKYGVEIVDSIGDLLAKVDVVLLETNDGRLHLEQVLPVFKAGKRVFIDKPIAASLSDTKAIFAAADQYHVPVFSSSALRFEEHVQQVVQGNIGAVTGADVYSPATLEKTHPDLFWYGIHGVEMLFAVMGTGCKSVTRTFNGEVDLVVGVWNDNRIGTFRGIRKGVTGFGGTAYGEKGIITLGPFTGYQPLVREIVQFFDTGKPPVPATETLEMVAFMEAADASKRHRGKTVRL